The genomic region CACCTCGCTCTGGAAGGGGTTGGGGTAGGCTTCCATCCGGGCCTCAGCAGTAGCCGAGCCGGAGAAGCTCAGCACCTTAGGACCGTAGAAGTTCTCCTTGCCATCCACATCAATCTGGCGCAGACGGTAGTAGCGGATACCGCCTTTATTGGCTTCGGTGTCGAGGTAGCGGTAGCGCAGCAGGCGGTTGCTGTTGGCATCCTGACTCGGAATGAACGCAAGAGTGCGGAACGTGCGGCCGTCGGTGGACACTTGCACTTCGTAGCCGCGGTTATTCTGCTCGCTCACCGTTTCCCAGGTGATTTCAGCGTTGGTACCGATGCGCTTGGCCCCGAAAGCCGTGAGCGTAACCGGCAGCGGCTCCGTAGCCTCACTCAGCGTGAAGGTGGCAAAGGAAGTGATGTTGCTCTTTGTCAACTCGTTGGTGGTGGTATTGATATTGTCGCGGCCCAGCTGGCCGAACACGTCACCTGACGAAGTCGATACGAACAGGGCCAGATCTTGCTCGTTTACCGTCTGGGAGTTAGGGTCCAGGTTGGTCGTTTCGTTGTTGAGGTAGCGGAACACCATATTAGCACGCAACCCGCCGTTGTTGGTTTGCTGGTCAGCCGGACGGACCCCAAATACGCGGCGGATGCTAGGGTTATTGTTTGCACCGTTATTGATAGTAGCGTAGTTCCCACCCGTGTTGCGGGTTATCGTTACTACACCAGGATTGTTAGGGGCAAGGAAGGTCATAGTCATACCGATGTTGCTAAAATCCTGCGGCACACCCAGTACCACCCCCTGCGAAGTTTTGACAATACCCCGCAGATAGGAGGTTTCGCTTTCACCCAGCAAACGGGCAGCGGGAACCGTGGCAACACCTGTCCCAGCCGAGTTAGCCAACTCTACGAAAGAGGTGGTTACGCTGGAAATGTTGGTGGTGAGAATGCCGTTGATAAAACGCAGGGTGCCACCAGGCTGCACTGCGAAGTTGGAAATCAGAGTCTTCACACCGCCGCCATCAATTTCCACGTTTACCAACCCAGATGCCGAACCACTAATGGACTGAGCGGTACCGGCAAAGCTAATGGTGGTATTTTCGCGCTGAATGAAGCTATCCTGCAGGTTGCTGAAGTCACGATACACTTCCAGACGGCCTACTACTAACCGTGCAATAGAGCGTCGCAATTGGTCGGTACCGCGCATGATAAAGTCACGGGTTTGAGCCGGGCCGGAGGTTGAGTTATTATAGCCGGGTACTGTCGTGATAACAGTAGAGAAAGTACCATCCGGGTTCTTGATACTGGTTGGTACTTGCGTATCCGGTTTGATGGCGTTGCTGTAGATGTTCGGATAGGAAACCGTGGAGCCGGAGGGGAAGTCGGGAATGGTGGCGTCCGTAGTGGCCGTAGGTACGCCCTGCGTCCAGTTGGCGGCGTCAAACCAGTTGTCGTTCTTGCCGCCGGTCCAGGTCGTGGACGTTGGAGGCTCTGCTGGGCGCACACCTTCTACGGTAAAACTAGCAGTGTAGAAAGTTTGTGGAGGATCTTCTTTAGTGAAAGCAGCACCAGTTGTTGAATTACGGCCGTTAGCACTAAATCTGACGTCCACAAAATACCTTCCTGCCGGCAATACTGTATTAGGAGTTAGCCCTGCCAGAAGGTTGATATTCGATGTGATATTCGAAAAAGTTTTAGCTCCGTTGGTGTTATCAGTCAGCGGTAGATTGATGGAGCGGAGTCCACCGGTGAATGTGGCACCACTGGCGTCCGATACCTCGTAGAAAAGCAACCCACCACGGACGACATCCGGAGCAGTTTCAGTAGTACGAAGAGTACCACCATTGAGTACTAGGATCGTGTTGAAGTTGCTTACGTTGAAAACACCAAGGTCCTTTGTATCGAATCCTTGTGGCAGCGTACCACCTTGGCCAATGAAAGCTTCATTGCCATTGCCACGGTCAATAATGATAGTGGAGCCGGTAATGCTGCTGTTAGCCTGTGCCTGCGCCGTGCGGGTAGAGCCAAGGCTTATAAACAGGACCAGCAGCGGCAGTAACCCCTGCCAGGCACGGCCAAACAGCCGGAGATTGTGAGTAAGAGTTTTAGGTTTCATTCTAAAAAAGGGACGAATTTTGAGAGAATCGAACCATTTCGTGTCGAATTGAGACAGGGTTCGAGCGGCGTATACGGAGTTGCAGGAATAAGGCCGACATTTTGCATATAAAAAATAATATCCCTGTAAAATATCCATAAATAGCCCTTGTTTATGCGCTCATTCAGACGCGAAAAGGCCCTCTCCTCTCTCCAGCAGTACAATAAGCTATTCCTACTATTCATTTATTTCCCACTTTAGTGCACGACGCTATATGGCGGTACGGTCAGCGCTTTCTTAAAACGGGAAAGCTCAACATCTAACACGTCGTGCACGCTCACCCGAATTTTGTTGGCGAGCTGGGTAATGGGCAGG from Hymenobacter canadensis harbors:
- a CDS encoding T9SS type A sorting domain-containing protein; translated protein: MRPAEPPTSTTWTGGKNDNWFDAANWTQGVPTATTDATIPDFPSGSTVSYPNIYSNAIKPDTQVPTSIKNPDGTFSTVITTVPGYNNSTSGPAQTRDFIMRGTDQLRRSIARLVVGRLEVYRDFSNLQDSFIQRENTTISFAGTAQSISGSASGLVNVEIDGGGVKTLISNFAVQPGGTLRFINGILTTNISSVTTSFVELANSAGTGVATVPAARLLGESETSYLRGIVKTSQGVVLGVPQDFSNIGMTMTFLAPNNPGVVTITRNTGGNYATINNGANNNPSIRRVFGVRPADQQTNNGGLRANMVFRYLNNETTNLDPNSQTVNEQDLALFVSTSSGDVFGQLGRDNINTTTNELTKSNITSFATFTLSEATEPLPVTLTAFGAKRIGTNAEITWETVSEQNNRGYEVQVSTDGRTFRTLAFIPSQDANSNRLLRYRYLDTEANKGGIRYYRLRQIDVDGKENFYGPKVLSFSGSATAEARMEAYPNPFQSEVRLTVQSAAAGKGQLQLLDLTGRVVLQRNVELTSGTNDLELQDLSGVQSGTYMLRVVTPAGKAQTQRIIKR